In a single window of the Trichoderma breve strain T069 chromosome 6, whole genome shotgun sequence genome:
- a CDS encoding taurine catabolism dioxygenase tauD, tfdA family domain-containing protein — MIPPSTTGPINILDAATAIPKDMMAKLPTAINDPLAWSGADFEDEETYTWQLRREDVEEVDAALQSFKSLGLDGDQVDRDNFPLPNLAARLSQSARVIHEQRGFFVLRGLEESRYSVEDSTTIYLGISSYIADKRGLQDRKGNVLSHITNSKLWKVPVEMRHGIHSNQALPYHNDMGCDILALQVRHSAEKGGYTYLSSVSTAFNELLAEDPSAAKTLLTADWPVQISGRGAKCYLAPALAIHDGRLMASIDPNRFGPHPSSGPTNIPALTASQQSALERISKAAYRTELRLHLKTGDLLFFNNWALLHRRDSYTDSDDTSRHMVRLWLRNSKLGWAVPDSMLPPWYAAYGDNGVRTKLYPLIPMPDYKVPKYSAGSAAFMIEDSDASDDE, encoded by the exons ATGATTCCGCCAAGCACGACTGGTCCCATAAATATCCTTGACGCAGCCACTGCTATACCCAAGGACATGATGGCAAAACTTCCAACAGCTATCAATGACCCCTTGGCCTGGTCAGGGGCTGACTTCGAGGATGAGGAAACGTACACCTGGCAGCTTCGCAGAGAGGATGTCGAAGAAGTCGATGCAGCCCTCCAAAGTTTCAAGT CTCTCGGCCTCGATGGAGACCAGGTTGACCGTGACAACTTTCCCCTCCCGAATCTTGCGGCACGGCTTTCTCAATCCGCCAGAGTTATTCATGAGCAACGCGGTTTCTTCGTTCTCAGGGGTCTTGAAGAGTCAAGATACTCAGTTGAAGACAGCACCACGATCTACCTAGGCATATCCAGCTATATCGCTGACAAGAGGGGATTGCAAGACCGTAAGGGGAACGTTCTCT CTCATATCACCAATTCAAAACTTTGGAAAGTCCCTGTGGAGATGCGCCATGGCATTCATTCGAATCAAGCTTTG CCCTATCACAACGATATGGGGTGCGATATCCTAGCGCTCCAAGTTCGGCACAGCGcggaaaaggggggataCACGTATCTCAGTTCCGTCAGCACTGCATTTAATGAGCTGCTTGCTGAAGACCCATCCGCTGCAAAGACTCTCTTAACTGCAGATTGGCCTGTGCAAAT CTCGGGGCGTGGAGCAAAATGCTACTTAGCGCCCGCCCTCGCAATTCACGATGGCAGGTTGATGGCTAGCATAGATCCGAATCGATTTGGGCCTCATCCATCCAGTGGACCAACCAATATCCCAGCTCTGACTGCCTCCCAGCAGTCTGCTCTGGAAAGAATATCAAAGGCCGCGTACCGCACGGAGCTCCGACTTCACTTAAAGACGGGAGACTTGCTATTTTTCAACAATTGGGCATTGCTCCATCGACGCGATTCGTACACAGACAGCGATGATACGTCCCGCCACATGGTTAGGCTTTGGCTTCGAAACTCGAAGCTAGGCTGGGCGGTCCCCGATTCTATGTTGCCACCTTGGTATGCTGCTTACGGGGACAATGGCGTCCGGACCAAGCTCTATCCTTTGATTCCCATGCCGGACTACAAAGTGCCGAAATATTCGGCAGGCTCGGCAGCATTCATGATTGAGGATAGCGATGCCTCTGATGACGAATGA
- a CDS encoding dcp1-like decapping family domain-containing protein, translating into MSRPTPRKSRHNRHPSNRIPAISDYESDAAVMTSAYEAPPPRTNTELNLSVLQRYLPSISRILSIAANAVVYTFDAAAQSWEKSGIEGTMFVCAQTPLPEDADHRPRACVFVLSRRGLDNVVVDLARVGHVELMGELVILKVEGDWEADEKVLGVWIHNDEENTRATNGAIIEESWKIARAAGTVSNEGPEAGPAMQAIGRPLTLNELFGRQKEATGS; encoded by the coding sequence ATGAGTCGTCCAACGCCGCGTAAGTCGCGGCACAACCGCCATCCTTCAAACCGCATCCCCGCCATCTCCGACTACGAATCCGACGCCGCAGTCATGACCTCCGCCTACGAGGCTCCCCCGCCACGAACAAACACCGAGCTCAACCTCTCCGTCCTGCAGCGCTAcctcccctccatcagcAGGATCCTCAGCATCGCCGCAAACGCCGTCGTCTACACcttcgacgccgccgcccagAGCTGGGAAAAGTCCGGCATCGAGGGCACCATGTTCGTCTGTGCGCAGACGCCGCTGCCCGAGGACGCCGACCACCGGCCGAGAGCGTGCGTCTTTGTGCTGAGCCGCCGTGGCTTGGATAACGTGGTTGTCGATCTGGCGCGGGTTGGTCATGTGGAACTTATGGGGGAGCTGGTGATTCTGAAAGTTGAAGGCGACTGGGAAGCGGACGAGAAGGTGCTTGGAGTGTGGATTCACAATGACGAAGAAAATACAAGGGCAACGAATGGGGCTATTATTGAGGAGAGCTGGAAGATTGCGCGAGCCGCTGGGACGGTGTCAAACGAGGGACCAGAAGCTGGGCCAGCGATGCAGGCAATAGGACGGCCGCTAACGCTTAACGAGCTGTTTGGGAGACAGAAGGAGGCTACTGGAAGCTGA
- a CDS encoding BAR domain-containing protein has translation MSWAGFKKNVNRATTQVMMKTGHVEKTNDRDYEVEERRFKTMETAALRLQKESKGYLDSLRAMTASQMRIAETIDAFYGDSGAKDGVSRSYKQAVEDLDAETIKALDGPYRMTVLDPIARFCAYFPDVNECIKKRSHKLLDYDALRAKVKKLVEKPDKDATKLPRTEKELEMSKAVYEQLNEQLTTELPQLIDLRVPYLDPSFEALVKIQLRFCAEAYSRMAQVQQYLDADTRDLYAEGHLDARVEQVLQEIRELSISGTV, from the exons ATGTCGTGGGCGG GATTCAAGAAGAATGTGAACCGCGCGACGACgcaggtgatgatgaagacgg GGCATGTGGAAAAGACAAACGATCGCGATTACGAGGTCGAAGAGAG ACGGTTCAAGACGATGGAAACAGCTGCACTGCGGCTGCAGAAAGAATCAAAGGGCTACCTGGACTCTTTGAGAG CCATGACAGCTTCACAGATGAGAATCGCCGAGACGATAGATGCGTTTTACGGCGACTCCGGTGCGAAGGATGGCGTTAGCAGGAGCTACAAGCAGGCCGTCGAAGACCTCGACGCCGAAACCATCAAAGCCCTCGACGGCCCTTACCGAATGACGGTGCTCGACCCCATTGCCCGGTTCTGCGCCTACTTCCCCGACGTCAACGAATGTATCAAGAAGCGCTCGCACAAGCTTCTCGACTACGACGCTCTGCGAGCcaaggtgaagaagctggtcgAGAAGCCAGACAAGGATGCCACTAAGCTGCCGCGgacggagaaggagctggaaatGTCAAAGGCCGTGTACGAGCAGTTGAATGAGCAGCTCACCACCGAGTTGCCGCAGCTGATTGACCTGCGTGTGCCCTACCTGGATCCCAGCTTTGAAGCCCTGGTCAAGATTCAGCTGCGGTTCTGCGCAGAAGCCTACTCGCGTATGGCGCAAGTACAGCAATACCTGGATGCGGATACTCGAGATTTGTACGCAGAGGGTCATCTTGATGCAAGAGTGGAGCAGGTGCTGCAGGAGATTCGGGAGCTGAGTATTAGCGGAACGGTGTAA
- a CDS encoding peptidyl-tRNA hydrolase domain-containing protein has protein sequence MLRPIGSSTSAMDSSATPGKSIFRYSVHCVSRESHQLFFTCSIQVQIRFMICKRERNRRGFFEFLLDAESMLKFNPRFLIVSLGNPLPKYESLHSAGHFVLNGLAKTLHLPAFREVTLGRQSCLVSQGPKYILVQSPTYMNTSGGFVANAWQETVRKYGAESLGLVVVHDELEKDFGVVKLLPWDRSPRGHNGVKSVRGSLSQKKYPESLFARVAVGIGRPEERDAATVSRYVLNKISREHRTTLEEETPWDVAKCLMELENQWRIDVQGGSGGTTEP, from the coding sequence ATGCTCCGCCCAATCGGCTCATCGACGTCAGCGATGGACAGCTCAGCCACACCTGGAAAATCCATCTTCCGCTACTCTGTGCACTGCGTCTCACGTGAGAGCCATCAACTTTTCTTTACTTGTTCCATCCAGGTCCAAATCCGGTTCATGATTTGCAAGCGGGAGCGGAATCGGCGGGGATTCTTTGAGTTTCTGCTCGATGCGGAAAGCATGTTAAAATTCAACCCTCGATTCCTCATCGTCAGCCTCGGGAATCCACTGCCAAAATACGAGAGTCTACATTCGGCCGGCCACTTTGtcctcaatggcctcgcaAAGACGCTTCACCTGCCGGCCTTTCGCGAGGTGACGCTGGGCAGGCAGTCTTGCTTGGTATCTCAGGGCCCAAAGTACATTCTCGTGCAGTCTCCGACGTATATGAACACCTCTGGAGGCTTTGTGGCGAATGCATGGCAGGAAACCGTCCGGAAATACGGTGCCGAATCACTCGGGCTAGTGGTTGTTCACGATGAGCTGGAAAAGGACTTTGGGGTGGTCAAGCTTCTGCCGTGGGACCGCAGTCCGCGTGGGCACAACGGCGTCAAGAGCGTGAGAGGCTCGTTATCGCAGAAAAAGTATCCGGAATCACTCTTTGCCCGCGTTGCCGTCGGCATCGGGCGTCCTGAGGAACGAGATGCAGCTACGGTGAGCCGTTATGTGCTCAATAAAATCTCTCGTGAGCACCGAACGACGTTAGAGGAAGAAACGCCTTGGGATGTCGCAAAGTGTCTCATGGAACTGGAGAATCAGTGGAGAATTGACGTCCAGGGCGGTTCGGGAGGAACCACAGAGCCATGA
- a CDS encoding ammonium transporter family domain-containing protein, which produces MSSVVAYNGTTGKADDGHSTGVSDLNIFYDPGQMAWILVSSALVLLMIPGVGFFYSGLARRKSALQLILLSMVSVGVISFQWFFWGYSLTFSRTGNAFLGDLTQFGLMKTLAQPNGSANLPDILFCLYQGMFAAITPALAIGAVADRGRMLPAIVFMFIWSTVVYDPIAYWTWNSNGWLFKLPSYDFAGGGPVHIASGTCALAYSIMLGKRTGYNKNNGLPYRPHSVTNVVVGTVFLWVGWFGFNGGSALGMNIRAVMACFVTNLAASVGGVTWILLDYRLEKKWSTIGFCSGAIAGLVAITPASGFVTPWGGFIIGVVGAICCNFATKLKFLIGVDDALDIFAVHGIGGMAGNIMTGIFGTSSIASLDGGSYPPIGWIQHHWVQLGNQLAGICAAFGWSFTLSCIILFLMNLIPGLSLRVSAEDEEVGVDDCQLGEFAYDYVELTRHVTDGVALSTPAVMSSSSSTAEKHSAEKTPVETV; this is translated from the exons ATGTCGTCGGTCGTTGCCTACAATGGCACCACAGGGAAAGCAGACGACGGTCACTCGACCGGCGTCAGCGACCTCAACATCTTCTACGAC CCCGGTCAAATGGCCTGGATCCTCGTCAGCTCCGCCCTCGTCCTGCTTATGATTCCCGGCGTGGGTTTCTTCTACAGTGGTCTCGCGCGCCGCAAGTCGGCcctccagctcatcctcCTGTCCATGGTCTCAGTCGGCGTCATCAGCTTCCAGTGGTTCTTCTGGGGCTACTCGCTCACTTTTTCGCGAACCGGAAATGCCTTCCTCGGCGACCTGACGCAGTTTGGTCTGATGAAGACGCTGGCTCAGCCCAACGGCTCAGCTAACCTTCCTGATATCCTCTTCTGTCTCTACCAGGGCATGTTTGCTGCCATTAC TCCCGCCCTCGCCATCGGTGCCGTCGCCGACCGTGGCCGCATGCTCCCCGCCATTGTCTTCATGTTCATCTGGTCCACCGTCGTCTACGATCCCATCGCCTACTGGACCTGGAACAGCAACGGCTGGCTCTTCAAGCTCCCCTCGTACGACTTCGCCGGAGGCGGTCCCGTCCACATCGCCTCGGGCACCTGCGCCCTCGCCTACAGCATCATGCTCGGCAAGCGCACCGGctacaacaagaacaacggCCTGCCCTACCGCCCCCACAGCGTCACAaacgtcgtcgtcggcacTGTTTTCCTCTGGGTCGGCTGGTTCGGCTTCAACGGTGGTTCCGCCCTGGGCATGAACATTCGCGCCGTCATGGCCTGCTTCGTCACCAACTTGGCTGCCTCCGTCGGTGGTGTCACTTGGATCCTGCTCGACTATCGTCTGGAGAAGAAATGGAGCACTATTGGCTTCTGCTCCGGCGCCATTGCCGGCCTTGTTGCGATTACGCCCGCTTCTGGTTTCGTCACTCCTTGGGGAGgcttcatcatcggcgtTGTCGGTGCCATTTGCTGCAACTTTGCCACCAAGCTCAAGTTCCTCATTGGCGTTGACGATGCTCTCGACATCTTTGCCGTCCACGGCATCGGCGGTATGGCCGGCAACATCATGACGGGTATCTTTGGAAC CTCCTCCATCGCCTCCCTCGACGGCGGCTCCTACCCCCCCATCGGCTGGATCCAGCACCACTGGGTCCAGCTCGGCAACCAGCTCGCCGGCATCTGCGCCGCCTTCGGCTGGTCCTTTACCCTCTCctgcatcatcctcttcctcatgaACCTCATCCCGGGCCTGTCCCTCCGCGTCAgcgccgaggacgaggaggtcgGCGTGGACGACTGCCAGCTCGGCGAGTTTGCGTACGACTACGTTGAGCTGACGAGGCATGTTACTGATGGTGTGGCGCTGTCTACCCCGGCGGTtatgagcagcagcagttccaCGGCGGAGAAGCATTCTGCTGAGAAGACGCCTGTTGAGACTGTTTGA
- a CDS encoding f-box-like domain-containing protein, which yields MATITSGAGSSGREDSRSSSSTNSPAPADNEESDFFLGANDSQSSLGVPNFQDMQVDDSCWPPVNRLPNEILIGVFSKLSSTSDLYHCMLVSKRWARNAVDLLWHRPACSNWKNHHSICQTLGLEHPYFHYRDFIKRLNLAALADKVNDGSVMPLSVCTRVERLTLTNCRGLTDTGLIALVENSSSLLALDISNDKHITERSINAIATHCKRLQGLNISGCENISNESMLTLAQSCRYIKRLKLNECVQLRDNAVLAFAEHCPNILEIDLHQCVQIGNGPITSLLSKGNSLRELRLANCELIDDDAFLSLPPTQVYEHLRILDLTSCSRLTDAAVGKIIDAAPRLRNLLLSKCRNITDAAIHSIAKLGKNLHYVHLGHCSQITDEGVIRLVRSCNRIRYIDLGCCTLLTDASVRCLAGLPKLKRIGLVKCSSITDESVFALAEAAYRPRVRRDANGMFLGGEYFAPSLERVHLSYCVNLTLKSIMRLLNSCPRLTHLSLTGVAAFQRDEFQPFCRAAPAATEFTQHQRDVFCVFSGNMVSKFREYLNTAPQFEDLRDSFYQRHAGRMMRAGQRARAGGIPPIQTTEGEGFDDDMAYEDNDFEGLDASEMVVDVQAQNLPFHLQPQQAPGDANQVPPVPPPIEPPTINSSSNFLTNMLTQQYGPAAAAELFDETTGTIRTRSFPNFVVPLSSANMVVPNAQSFHASIAGLSQPSVSRQGNSATAGPSTGASTVTMHQPTSTTPDQQAQQQQPPPPQPQGDAN from the exons ATGGCTACAATAACGTCTGGTGCTGGAAGCTCTGGGCGAGAGGACTCTcggtcctcttcatccacaaACTCGCCCGCCCCAGCCGACAACGAAGAGTCCGACTTCTTCCTCGGTGCCAACGACTCCCAGTCCTCGCTCGGCGTCCCCAACTTCCAAGACATGCAAGTCGACGACTCGTGCTGGCCGCCCGTCAACCGGCTGCCCAACGAAATCCTCATCGgcgtcttctccaagctgagCTCCACCTCGGACCTGTACCACTGCATGCTCGTGTCCAAGCGATGGGCTAGAAACGCTGTTGACTTGCTGTGGCATCGGCCCGCATGCTCCAACTGGAAGAACCACCACAGCATTTGTCAGACGCTCGGTCTGGAGCATCCGTATTTCCACTACCGCGACTTCATCAAGCGCCTCAACCTCGCCGCTCTGGCCGACAAGGTCAACGATGGCAGCGTCATGCCCCTCTCCGTTTGCACCAGGGTCGAGCGCCTGACGTTGACCAACTGTCGAGGTCTGACTGACACTGGTCTCATTGCCCTCGTCGAGAACAGCTCGTCACTGCTGGCCCTCGACATTTCCAACGACAAGCACATTACCGAGCGCTCCATTAACGCCATTGCAACCCACTGCAAGCGTCTGCAGGGCCTCAACATCTCGGGCTGCGAGAACATCTCTAACGAAAGCATGCTTACCCTGGCCCAAAGCTGCAGATATATCAAGAGA CTTAAATTGAACGAATGTGTTCAGCTGCGTGACAACGCGGTGCTTGCCTTTGCGGAGCACTGCCCAAACATCCTGGAAATCGATCTTCACCAGTGCGTCCAGATTGGAAATGGCCCCATCACATCTCTCCTGTCCAAGGGAAACAGTCTCCGCGAGCTCAGATTGGCCAACTGCGAGCTgattgacgacgacgcctTCCTCTCCCTGCCGCCGACCCAAGTCTATGAGCACCTGCGGATCCTCGACTTGACGTCCTGCAGCCGCCTCACCGACGCCGCCGTTGGCAAGATTATCGACGCTGCCCCTCGCCTGCGAAAcctgcttctctccaagTGCCGCAACATCACGGATGCTGCCATCCACTCCATTGCCAAGCTCGGCAAGAACCTCCACTATGTCCACCTCGGCCACTGTAGCCAGATTACCGATGAGGGCGTCATTCGCCTGGTGCGAAGCTGCAACCGTATCCGTTACATTGATTTGGGATGCTGCACGCTCCTCACTGATGCGTCCGTCAGATGCCTCGCCGGGCTGCCCAAGCTCAAGCGCATTGGCTTGGTCAAGTGTAGCAGCATTACAGACGAATCCGTCTTTGCGCTTGCTGAGGCGGCATATCGTCCGCGGGTCAGGAGAGACGCCAACGGAATGTTTTTGGGCGGCGAGTATTTCGCCCCAAGCTTGGAGCGAGTCCACCTCAGCTACTGCGTCAACCTGACTCTCAAG AGCATCATGAGACTACTCAACTCGTGCCCCCGTCTTACCCATCTCAGCTTGACTGGAGTGGCGGCATTCCAACGAGACGAATTCCAGCCCTTTTGCAGAGCAGCACCGGCTG CAACAGAGTTTACGCAACATCAGCGGGACGTCTTCTGTGTCTTTTCCGGAAACATGGTGTCCAAGTTCCGCGAGTACCTGAACACTGCACCGCAATTTGAAGACCTTCGAGACAGCTTCTATCAACGACATGCTGGCCGCATGATGAGAGCAGGGCAGCGCGCCCGAGCCGGCGGAATACCCCCAATCCAAACCACCGAAGGCGAGGGTTTTGACGATGACATGGCCTACGAAGATAATGACTTTGAGGGATTGGACGCAAGTGAAATGGTTGTAGACGTGCAGGCTCAGAATCTGCCTTTCCACCTGCAGCCTCAGCAAGCCCCTGGTGATGCCAATCAGGTGCCTCCCGTACCTCCTCCGATCGAGCCACCTACTATCAACTCGTCGTCCAACTTTCTCACCAACATGCTTACCCAGCAATACGGGccggctgcagcagcagagctctTTGACGAGACCACAGGCACTATCAGAACTAGGTCGTTTCCCAACTTTGTCGTTCCCTTGAGCTCCGCCAACATGGTGGTTCCTAATGCTCAGAGTTTCCATGCCAGTATCGCGGGCCTATCGCAGCCCTCTGTCTCTCGACAGGGCAATTCAGCAACGGCAGGGCCCTCTACAGGTGCCAGCACGGTGACTATGCATCAGCCAACGAGCACGACGCCGGACCAGCAGgcgcaacaacaacagccgccgccgccgcagccgcaaGGCGACGCCAACTGA